A region from the Lycium barbarum isolate Lr01 chromosome 8, ASM1917538v2, whole genome shotgun sequence genome encodes:
- the LOC132606694 gene encoding uncharacterized protein LOC132606694: MFSLFYGLYKYMFSKTEFHVLILGIDKAGKTTLLEKLKSQYSNLEGLPPDRIVPTVGLNIGRVEASNSKLVFWDLGGQPGLRSIWEKYYEEAHAVIFVVDAACPSRFEDSKSALEKALRHEDLQGAPLLILANKQDLADAVSAEELARYLDLKKLDERAYTFLAVSAYDGLGIKESVNWLVDVMERSKRTEMLQIRAGANLSST, from the exons ATGTTTTCATTGTTTTATGGACTATACAAATACATGTTTAGCAAGACAGAGTTTCATGTCCTTATTCTTGGAATTGACAAGGCTGGGAAAACG ACATTGTTAGAGAAATTAAAGTCACAATACTCAAACTTGGAAGGCCTGCCACCAGATCGTATTGTTCCAACTGTGGGGCTCAATATTGGTCGTGTTGAAGCATCAAATTCAAAGCTTGTGTTTTGGGATTTAGGAGGTCAG CCTGGTCTTCGCTCGATCTGGGAGAAGTATTATGAAGAGGCACATGCTGTGATATTTGTTGTTGATGCTGCTTGTCCATCACGCTTTGAGGACTCCAAATCTGCACTTG AAAAAGCTCTCCGGCATGAGGATCTGCAAGGAGCACCACTTCTGATATTAGCAAACAAGCAG GACCTTGCAGATGCTGTATCAGCGGAAGAACTTGCTCGGTATCTGGATCTCAAGAAACTCGATGAGAGAGCTTACACCTTTCTAGCTGTTTCAGCCTATGATGG GTTAGGAATTAAGGAAAGTGTGAATTGGCTCGTAGATGTAATGGAGAGGAGTAAGAGAACTGAAATGTTGCAAATCCGAGCAGGGGCAAACCTTAGTTCAACTTAG